From the genome of Pyxidicoccus trucidator:
CTCGCGCGCCAGCGTCTCCGCCCCCTGCGCGTTGGAGTGGTAGTGCACCGCCACCTTCGCGCCCTCCTCGAAGAACGCGCGAGTCAGCGCCGTGCCGATGCCACCCGCGCCGCCCGTGACGAGGACGCCCCTGCCCTTCAGCTCCGTGTCCATCCGTGGCTTCCTTCCCGGGGCCAGCCGTCCTCGGAGACCGGGCACACTGGTGGCGTCCGGCGGCTCCGACAGCGGGGACCCCGTTTCCGAGAACACCTGCATGCCGCCGAGCCTCCAGCCGAGGCCCGGCGGCGTCCCACCCCTGGGTGCCGCCCTGGCCGCTCAGCTCAGGCGCAGCAGCTTCCGGGCCTGCTCCGGCGTGGCCGGCTCACGGCCGTTGGCCCGCGCGCGCTTCGCGGCCTCGGCGACCAGCTCCCAGTTGCCCTTCGCGAGCACGCCCTTGGACACGTAGATGTTGTCCTCCAGGCCCACGCGCGCGTTGCCGCCCCGCTTCGCCGCCTCGTCCACGTAGGGCAGCTGGTGCCGGCCCACGCCCGCGACCGTCCAGGTGGAGCCCTCCGGCAGCGCGGCAATCATGAAGTCCAGCACCTCGGGCCGGGGCTGCAGCGTGCCCGGCACCCCGAGCACGAAGTCGAAGTGCGCCGGCAGGTCCACCAGCCCCTCCTTCGCGAGGTAGCGGGCCTCGTCAATCATGCCCACGTCGAAGCACTCCAGCTCCGGCCGAAGGCCGATGCCGCGGATGCGCTTCGCGATGTCCCGGACGAGCGGGCGGGGATTCCAGAAGACCTCCTCGCCGAAGTTCACCGTGCCCGTGGTGAGCGTGGCCATGTCCGGCCGGTCCGAGCCCGTGAGCGTCAGCGGGCCACAGCGCTCGTCCACGCTCATGCCCACCGCGCCGCCGGTGGACGTCTGGATGAGCACGTCCGTGCGCTTGCGGATGGCGCGGATGGCGGCGCGGAACAGCTCCGCGTCCTGGGAGGGCTTGCCGTCCGCCGTGCGCACGTGCAGGTGCACCATCGCCGCGCCGGCCTCACGGCAGCGCACCGCGTCCTCGGCGATCTCCTCGGCGGAGATCGGCAGGTGCGGCGTCTGCTCGCGCGTCGTCTCGGCGCCGACCATCGCCGCGGTGATGACCATGGGCGTGCTCATTTTTGACCTCGCTGCTTGTCCTTCGGAACCACGCAGGTCCCCGAAGCACGGCACACCACCACCGGCTCCTGCAACAGGTCCGCCGCCGAATCGTTCACGTCCGGGCGCGGGCGGATGACCTTGCGCGCCTCGAAGCGCATCTTCCGCGACGTGTTGCCCGCGCTGACAATCTCCCCTTCCGCCTCGATGAAGTCCCCGGCGTACACGGGCGCGAGGAACTCCACCGAGTCGTAGGCGCGGAACAGCCCCTCGTCCCCGTCGCTGCGGATGCACAGCTCCGTGGCCACGTCGCCGAAGAGGCCCAGCATGCGCGCGCCGTCCACGAGGTTGCCGCCGTAGTGCGCGTCATGGCTGCTCATGCGCAGGCGGATGACGGCCTTCGTTCCGGTGCTCACGTGGGCTCTCCCTGGTAGTGCATGCCCTGCGGCTCCTTGCCTTCCTTCTTCAGGAGCGCATGGACGATGTAGTTGGCCACGTCCGACGGCTTGGTGCCCGGACCGAAGCCCGCGTCGAAGCCCAGCTCCAGCGCCAGCTTGTGGTCCACGCGCGGCCCGCCCAGCAGCAGCTGGACCTTGCCGTGGATGCCCGCAGCCTTGGCCGCGTCGATGAACTGGCGCGAGTTGTCCTTGTGCACGTCGCGCTGGGTGACGACCTGGCTCACGAGAATCGCGTCGGCGTTCTTCGCCAACGCCTTCTTGATGAGGTCCTCGTTGGGCACCTGGCTGCCCAGGTTGTACGCCTCGAAGCCCGGGTAGCGCTCCAGGCCGTAGTCGCCCGCGTAGCCCTTCATGTTCAGGATGGCGTCGATGCCCACCGTGTGCGTGTCCGTG
Proteins encoded in this window:
- a CDS encoding 3-keto-5-aminohexanoate cleavage protein, with product MSTPMVITAAMVGAETTREQTPHLPISAEEIAEDAVRCREAGAAMVHLHVRTADGKPSQDAELFRAAIRAIRKRTDVLIQTSTGGAVGMSVDERCGPLTLTGSDRPDMATLTTGTVNFGEEVFWNPRPLVRDIAKRIRGIGLRPELECFDVGMIDEARYLAKEGLVDLPAHFDFVLGVPGTLQPRPEVLDFMIAALPEGSTWTVAGVGRHQLPYVDEAAKRGGNARVGLEDNIYVSKGVLAKGNWELVAEAAKRARANGREPATPEQARKLLRLS
- a CDS encoding hotdog fold domain-containing protein, which translates into the protein MSSHDAHYGGNLVDGARMLGLFGDVATELCIRSDGDEGLFRAYDSVEFLAPVYAGDFIEAEGEIVSAGNTSRKMRFEARKVIRPRPDVNDSAADLLQEPVVVCRASGTCVVPKDKQRGQK
- a CDS encoding OAM dimerization domain-containing protein — its product is MVKPSKQIIRPYGDRRDDGVVQISFTLPVPLSEKAKEAAAVFTKKMGFSDVKVAAAERAADNYTFFVVYARSGMYLDYAEIDVPEVIVKKMSFDDLNAFIKEKVGRRIVVFGACTGTDTHTVGIDAILNMKGYAGDYGLERYPGFEAYNLGSQVPNEDLIKKALAKNADAILVSQVVTQRDVHKDNSRQFIDAAKAAGIHGKVQLLLGGPRVDHKLALELGFDAGFGPGTKPSDVANYIVHALLKKEGKEPQGMHYQGEPT